The genome window AAATGCAGACCACTCGACAGCTTCACCATTCGAAATCTCAACCACTCCGATTGAAGTTAACGAATCTCGTGCTCACAAAACTATTGAGATCTCGAACCGGTGAgtttcatagatttttaagAATAACAGTTCTGAAGTACAATTCAGTGAGAAGGGCGCAAAATCAAGACGATGGTCTTGCCTGtgagtttgagaaaaaagcgTCGTGAAACTGTTCAATGTTTCCTCGTATTCTATCATTTTCTACTAATATTTATTCTTCATAGAAATATTActaatttttgtaattatgTATTTTTATGTGTGTTTCTCAAGCCTTCTACGTAAAAAATACCTATCTCCTTGCCTGCAGGGATACGGGGCTAACGGGTCTCACGGACAGATAGGTAGTTTTGTTCAAGCAGGCTTACAAAAACAGCATCATGAAAATATAGGAAGTTTATGGACATACGTTGACATGTATTTCCTTGTGTTTCCTGTGAAAGTTCTAACCCATAACTCTAATCATTCCCCGTTGTGCATGTGTTAACATTGTGTGTTGTCTTTTGCAGTGATAAGCCCGCACCGACCACCGGAGAAAAACCTGCCAAAAAGAAAGTGGAAGTTGCAAAGgatcagaaaaatcgacgaatgACCGTGGCTCATGTCAATATGGGAATAGCCAATAAAGGATCAACTGCAGTGGTTGGAGATGACTTTTGGTCGCCTCaaaattcggagaaaaaaGCTTTAAAGCACAGGTTAAGAGCTTTCCTTGCATGTTTTGCACTTTGTTGTTGCTCAGAGAGTACAATTAACATCTGTTTACAGTAacccaatatttttaaaattcgtagGGCAGCcgcatattttttttgtattttgaaagaagGGATTAACTGCTTCTAGCACACAAGCCACAATAGATCTCTTCTCCCCATTTTCACCTACCAGGAAATGAGGATGCTTCTCCCCATTCGTTTTTTTAACTGCTTATGGGAAAATGGTGAAGCAGAAAAAATGACGAGACAAAATGTTCACTTGATTCAATGATACCAGAGTCCATTTGACGTTCGTTCTGGAAATCTGATTTTACGCTTGATTTATAATTGACTACGTGATATTtccacccaaaaaaaatcagttgaggctcagtaaattttttgacataagtatataaaaacaacTTTACGGTTTCAAAAGGCTTCCCATCCACttgcttttttctttcaatttaagTCATCCGACCAGGTGTCTCATTCAAGGCTTCTCCTTATCGATGACATATAATCCGCTCGCCCGGAAGAAGAAGGCGATAATATGGATATTTAACCGCTAAATTGCATTTATCTCTTTATCGCTGATGAGCCACGCACCGCGTAATGTAGTTGTTTGTTGCTCTGCGCTTTAACATTTGAGACCTCTAtttgttttcttgaatttttaagtacaaaaaatttaagttaaaaTATTACCAGGGGCAGACGATAAATGTCGTTTGATATTGATTTGCATGTAATATGGGCAAAAGTACAGTAAGTCGAAGCGATATATTGTACATTGTGTGTTCAGTTTTGTGTCGTAATGTCTATGATTACCCAGTTCAATAGCCTTGATGAATGgcataaatatttcagaaagattAATTGATTTCCAGAttattcaataaacttttaatGTTTCATGACAAatctttccattttcagagCACGCCTGGAATCTCAAAACGACGGATGTCTGTCTCCATCATCACTGAAATCGGTGCTCGACGAGATTCAAACGGAGCCAAGATGCAAGTCACCACAGCATATTGATCTGCACACTTTCaggtaatttcaaaacaagttctcaaaatttctgcGAACTCAATTAAACGTTTTCAGAGATGCTGTTGATGTGAACTACCAACGGATGGCTATCACTGGAGAAGAACTCAGTGGAGTACCTCTGGAGGATCTCAAAACCGCTTCCGGACATCTCATCGAGGCTCTTCATCTCCGCTCGAAGTACATGGAACGTATTGGAAATCAGTTCCCATCAACGACTCGCAACTTCCTCAGTGGACATTACCCGGCGAACTTGCCAAAGCATCGTGTCAAGAATACGGAAACAAGTGAGTAACAACCATCTATCTCGGTTTCcaatttctaactttttatttcagttaGACAATTATGTAAGTATCAAGTTCTGGGGTATGACACTTGAATTGAATGATTCATAAAGTTTCAGTAATAGTAAGCTGCACTTTTGCACCAACTTTGAGGTTGAGATTCACACAAAAAGTAAACTTCTAATTGTGAACTATTTGTCTATCTATATCTTCCTCTATATAGGGGTCTCggaaaagcaacaaaaaattacatttttatcaGTAGGCAGACGGGAGGCAGCTGTATGCCTACACAAAAGTTGTACTAGATTCCATTATGTTATTTTAGCCCAAGTTCTATTCCATCCGCCCAGCGTGCCGGATTTGGAGGGTAAGAGTTTTTTGAGTGTGATGATCcgaaatttaatgttttggttttttacaTCTCCTGTCTAAACCGATAACAGTTACTCTCAATAAGACTAGATTAccaaacaacaacaacaacctACAGTCATCCATCGAGTGATTCAAATATTGTCTACTAATAGTTGTTTTCCTTTTACATTCAAACAGcgtttctgatttttgtttgGTTTCTCACTCTTTATGTCCTTTTGACATCTTCTACTTCTACCAATTATAATATCATGTTGTGTCAAATAGAAACTGATTCTTCTAGTTTTACCAGACTAATTTTCAGCCGTCCAGACATCATTCAATCCACCAGATCCGCCAAAGGATCATTGGGGAAAAAATGATCCGCTGCCAAAGTATGAGAAAATCTATCATTTGAGACGTAATCGTGGAGTGGTAAGCCTTTAAGAGTTTTCTGAAAggaatttaataatttattttcagactgaaaTTTGCAATGACGATGGCTCAATTGATCagcaattcaaaaatgttaatgtGACGAAGGAGGAGTTCTTAAATGACACTGAAAAGCTGACAGCAATGATTGTTGATGGTCCACTGTTAGTTTaatatttcggtttttttgttcattaattattttttcagtaaatcaTTCTGCTTCCGTCGACTTTCCTACCTTGAAAACAAGTTTCAACTTCATGTTCTTCTCAACGAACTTCGTGAGCTTCATGAGCAGAAGGGGGTGTCGCATCGAGACTTCTATAACATCAGAAAGGTAGACACTCACATCCACGCCGCATCATCAATGAATCAGAAACATTTGCTCCGTTTCATCAAGAAGAAGATAAAGACTGAAGCTGACACGGTTGTTCTGAATAACAATGGAACAAAGGTTACAATGAAGGAAGTATTCAAGAAGATGGGAATTGATGCCTACGATTTGTCAGTTGATATGCTTGATGTTCATGCTGATCGTAATACATTCCATCGTTTCGATAAGTTCAACACAAAGTATAATCCAGTTGGAGAATCTACTCTCCGCGagattttcatcaaaactgACAATTATGTCGGTGGAAAatactttgccgatttgctcaAGGAGGTGTTGTCGGACCTCGAGGATAGCAAGTATCAGCACGCGGAGCCAAgattgtcgatttacggaaggAGCAAGAACGAATGGGACAACCTTGCGAAATGGGCGCTCACACATGATGTATGGAGCCCGAACGCTAGATGGCTCGTTCAGATTCCTCGACTCTAGTGAGTTGAATAAAAAGTAgcataaaatatttgaattcaaaattttcagcgacgTCTATCGTGCAAAGAATATGGTAAAGAATTTTGACGATATGCTTGATAACCTGTTCACCCCGTTATTCGAAGTCACCAACGATCCATCGTCTCATCCAGAGCTTCATCTCTTCCTTcagcaaatttccggaattgattCAGTTGATGATGAGAGCAAGCATGAATTTGTTAATGTAAGTTACTTATTACAACAGTTTTTATAATCTCCTAATAATGTGTGTTTTTGCACAGCGCATTTCTTGTCATTACATGTCATGTTTTCAGTTCGATCGTTCAACACCTTGCCCACCAGAGTACACTGACTTGGAGAATCCACCATACAACTATTATCTCTTCTACATGTACCGCAACATTTGCGCCTTGAATGCATTCCGCCGTGCTCGTGGACTCAACACCTTTGCACTTCGTCCACATTGTGGAGAGGCTGGCCACGTTTCGCATCTGCTCACCGGATACCTGACCAGTGAAAGTATTGCTCACGGAATTCTTCTCCGCAAGGTGCCAGTTCTTCAGTATTTGTATTATTTGACGCAAATTGGAATCGCCATGTCACCACTGTCCAACAATTCGTTGTTCATCAGTTACCAGCGGAATCCTTTGCCAGAATATCTGCAAAAAGGACTGAATGTCTCTCTGTCCACTGATGATCCACTCCAGTTCCACTACACCAAGGAAGCATTGATGGAAGAATTCTCGATTGCTGCTCAAGTTTGGAAGCTCAGCTCATGTGATATGTGTGAGCTCGCGAGAAATAGTGTCATGCAGAGTGGATTTGAAGATAAGGTATGagtagaaaaaacacaaatttcaacttttattcaaTCAATCTTGTATTTTCAGGTCAAAATTCACTGGCTCGGACCAAATTACAAAGAAGAAGGAGTTCTTGGCAACGATATCCACCGTACCAATGTTCCAGATATTCGTGTCAGCTTCCGTCACGAGGCTCTGGTTGATGAGCTTTACAACCTCTTCCGTGTACAAAATACTCTCAAACAGTAGTTTTCTCACACCAATTCATCCACATTTCCGTAATCTATTTCATGTCTTTTTCCACCATTTCCCTACCACGTTCTTCTTCCTGTCGTATAGCACTTAAATTAACTCGGTGAAATaaagtttgttgaaaattcaattattagCAATAAAAGCAACAAAATGTACATAGAAACGGGAATTGGGGATATTCTTGATAGTTAACCAATTCCGATTCCCCATCCATGAGAGATTCCGATTCCGCCGATTGGTGTAGAGATTCCGAGTCCGCTTCCACCGCCAATATTCACGAGACTTCCGATTAGACCACCGCCATAAcctacaaattgaaaattggaaaatttattgaaaatttttaggcaCTTACCGTAACCTCCACCGTATCCTCCGCCATAGCCTCCACCATAACCACTGTAGCCACCATAGGATGGATAATAAGAGTTACCATATCCACTGTATGGTCCATATCTACCGTACCCATCACCGTATCGACTATAACCATATCGAGGGGCTTCATGATAATGATAATGATAATCAGGTCCACTATCTGCTCTCTCTTCATCCATTCTATCACGATATCTCTCCCGCAACCTGTAACCTTTCCTGTaatcaatttatttaaaagaaaagaaaatagtaCTCACATTGCGGCAGCTTTTGTTCTTAAATATTGACGCCTTCGTTTTCTCCATAAATAGTATTCTAGATCTTTCTCGTCAATTTCATCATCTACCCAATCAGAACGGCGGCTCGCCTgaaacacaaatttttgaaagaatttcacttgtatgatttgaaaaaaaatgttggtattaaaaatttcacaaatattttccaaaatagttAGTAACATACCTTGAAGTTTCCGCTATCAGTTGGCTCTTCAGTTCTCTCCTTTTCCAGCTCATCTCTATAGTCTCTCACTGAATAAGGACGATCGCAAGTTGACATTTCTGGGTGCGCCCGGCAAAgctcatctgaaatttctaaaatattaatgatcagatagttttcaaaaactcactgtgAAAAGCTTTACGTGCACGAAAATCATCTAGAACAGAAGCTTGTGCACTTTCAATAATTGCTGATAAAAGTACAGGTATTAGTAGaaatatcataatttttattttataagaCAATACGGAAACACCTGATAGTTCTTATTGTGTGccggtaaaaaaatttgataaaaacagtcgatatgtgtttttttggaaaacaagaTTTCCTGGGCACACACGGGCTACACAAAATTGggtgagaaaaaaagaagcaaagaGTAAACTGATTGAAGAATTTATCAAGTGGAGACTTTGGAGCGGTCAACTGACCGGTTTGACGAATTTCAAACCTTACTGTCCTTGAACTATTTGATGatagaaaatcgagaaaaatgggGGTCTACCTGGAAAATTGGGTGGAAAAATATAGACTAAAATTAAATGATGAtgtgatgagaaaaaaattgaaaaaaaaacacattcagCTAACACTGATGTGTGTTTTGAACCCATCTAACAATTGAATACCgtctccaaatttttcgaatatggaaacgtttattgaaaaaaaaaactgcataaTTAAAACGAGTCCTCTCAGcaactcaaaaattagaatgCGTCTTTTGTGATGTACATCAACAGTTTTACcatgaaataaattaatc of Caenorhabditis elegans chromosome II contains these proteins:
- the ampd-1 gene encoding AMP deaminase (Confirmed by transcript evidence) — encoded protein: MPKDTNGVHFFNPAADNSDEETTAASPSSDVARPNPLDSAREYGMNNLPPDITEAQIETVDSELFDSGPFKKNFAFGNADHSTASPFEISTTPIEVNESRAHKTIEISNREKGAKSRRWSCLARLESQNDGCLSPSSLKSVLDEIQTEPRCKSPQHIDLHTFRDAVDVNYQRMAITGEELSGVPLEDLKTASGHLIEALHLRSKYMERIGNQFPSTTRNFLSGHYPANLPKHRVKNTETTQVLFHPPSVPDLEAVQTSFNPPDPPKDHWGKNDPLPKYEKIYHLRRNRGVTEICNDDGSIDQQFKNVNVTKEEFLNDTEKLTAMIVDGPLKSFCFRRLSYLENKFQLHVLLNELRELHEQKGVSHRDFYNIRKVDTHIHAASSMNQKHLLRFIKKKIKTEADTVVLNNNGTKVTMKEVFKKMGIDAYDLSVDMLDVHADRNTFHRFDKFNTKYNPVGESTLREIFIKTDNYVGGKYFADLLKEVLSDLEDSKYQHAEPRLSIYGRSKNEWDNLAKWALTHDVWSPNARWLVQIPRLYDVYRAKNMVKNFDDMLDNLFTPLFEVTNDPSSHPELHLFLQQISGIDSVDDESKHEFVNFDRSTPCPPEYTDLENPPYNYYLFYMYRNICALNAFRRARGLNTFALRPHCGEAGHVSHLLTGYLTSESIAHGILLRKVPVLQYLYYLTQIGIAMSPLSNNSLFISYQRNPLPEYLQKGLNVSLSTDDPLQFHYTKEALMEEFSIAAQVWKLSSCDMCELARNSVMQSGFEDKVKIHWLGPNYKEEGVLGNDIHRTNVPDIRVSFRHEALVDELYNLFRVQNTLKQ
- the ampd-1 gene encoding AMP deaminase (Partially confirmed by transcript evidence), which translates into the protein MGSKHSTVKKQNQSPEAPVKTVSKKPVVSEQPKSVNEANVEPGKRELKRVSTDPPNIQPTIIKSPDDDPVFHVNLSKVGSTDTIVGPNQARKARSFNMTEIDFSITGVSSSFAPVPGWNNEKNNSKEKIDVPPDCKHPPDSPSPKRKAKKQKSDEDSEPPKGYYEAKKQNEDAERKRSRISANISTKEDKSNGSKKTVDSELFDSGPFKKNFAFGNADHSTASPFEISTTPIEVNESRAHKTIEISNRARLESQNDGCLSPSSLKSVLDEIQTEPRCKSPQHIDLHTFRDAVDVNYQRMAITGEELSGVPLEDLKTASGHLIEALHLRSKYMERIGNQFPSTTRNFLSGHYPANLPKHRVKNTETTQVLFHPPSVPDLEAVQTSFNPPDPPKDHWGKNDPLPKYEKIYHLRRNRGVTEICNDDGSIDQQFKNVNVTKEEFLNDTEKLTAMIVDGPLKSFCFRRLSYLENKFQLHVLLNELRELHEQKGVSHRDFYNIRKVDTHIHAASSMNQKHLLRFIKKKIKTEADTVVLNNNGTKVTMKEVFKKMGIDAYDLSVDMLDVHADRNTFHRFDKFNTKYNPVGESTLREIFIKTDNYVGGKYFADLLKEVLSDLEDSKYQHAEPRLSIYGRSKNEWDNLAKWALTHDVWSPNARWLVQIPRLYDVYRAKNMVKNFDDMLDNLFTPLFEVTNDPSSHPELHLFLQQISGIDSVDDESKHEFVNFDRSTPCPPEYTDLENPPYNYYLFYMYRNICALNAFRRARGLNTFALRPHCGEAGHVSHLLTGYLTSESIAHGILLRKVPVLQYLYYLTQIGIAMSPLSNNSLFISYQRNPLPEYLQKGLNVSLSTDDPLQFHYTKEALMEEFSIAAQVWKLSSCDMCELARNSVMQSGFEDKVKIHWLGPNYKEEGVLGNDIHRTNVPDIRVSFRHEALVDELYNLFRVQNTLKQ
- the ampd-1 gene encoding AMP deaminase (Confirmed by transcript evidence), which encodes MPKDTNGVHFFNPAADNSDEETTAASPSSDVARPNPLDSAREYGMKTVDSELFDSGPFKKNFAFGNADHSTASPFEISTTPIEVNESRAHKTIEISNRDKPAPTTGEKPAKKKVEVAKDQKNRRMTVAHVNMGIANKGSTAVVGDDFWSPQNSEKKALKHRARLESQNDGCLSPSSLKSVLDEIQTEPRCKSPQHIDLHTFRDAVDVNYQRMAITGEELSGVPLEDLKTASGHLIEALHLRSKYMERIGNQFPSTTRNFLSGHYPANLPKHRVKNTETTVQTSFNPPDPPKDHWGKNDPLPKYEKIYHLRRNRGVTEICNDDGSIDQQFKNVNVTKEEFLNDTEKLTAMIVDGPLKSFCFRRLSYLENKFQLHVLLNELRELHEQKGVSHRDFYNIRKVDTHIHAASSMNQKHLLRFIKKKIKTEADTVVLNNNGTKVTMKEVFKKMGIDAYDLSVDMLDVHADRNTFHRFDKFNTKYNPVGESTLREIFIKTDNYVGGKYFADLLKEVLSDLEDSKYQHAEPRLSIYGRSKNEWDNLAKWALTHDVWSPNARWLVQIPRLYDVYRAKNMVKNFDDMLDNLFTPLFEVTNDPSSHPELHLFLQQISGIDSVDDESKHEFVNFDRSTPCPPEYTDLENPPYNYYLFYMYRNICALNAFRRARGLNTFALRPHCGEAGHVSHLLTGYLTSESIAHGILLRKVPVLQYLYYLTQIGIAMSPLSNNSLFISYQRNPLPEYLQKGLNVSLSTDDPLQFHYTKEALMEEFSIAAQVWKLSSCDMCELARNSVMQSGFEDKVKIHWLGPNYKEEGVLGNDIHRTNVPDIRVSFRHEALVDELYNLFRVQNTLKQ
- the ampd-1 gene encoding AMP deaminase (Confirmed by transcript evidence), with amino-acid sequence MPKDTNGVHFFNPAADNSDEETTAASPSSDVARPNPLDSAREYGMKTVDSELFDSGPFKKNFAFGNADHSTASPFEISTTPIEVNESRAHKTIEISNRARLESQNDGCLSPSSLKSVLDEIQTEPRCKSPQHIDLHTFRDAVDVNYQRMAITGEELSGVPLEDLKTASGHLIEALHLRSKYMERIGNQFPSTTRNFLSGHYPANLPKHRVKNTETTVQTSFNPPDPPKDHWGKNDPLPKYEKIYHLRRNRGVTEICNDDGSIDQQFKNVNVTKEEFLNDTEKLTAMIVDGPLKSFCFRRLSYLENKFQLHVLLNELRELHEQKGVSHRDFYNIRKVDTHIHAASSMNQKHLLRFIKKKIKTEADTVVLNNNGTKVTMKEVFKKMGIDAYDLSVDMLDVHADRNTFHRFDKFNTKYNPVGESTLREIFIKTDNYVGGKYFADLLKEVLSDLEDSKYQHAEPRLSIYGRSKNEWDNLAKWALTHDVWSPNARWLVQIPRLYDVYRAKNMVKNFDDMLDNLFTPLFEVTNDPSSHPELHLFLQQISGIDSVDDESKHEFVNFDRSTPCPPEYTDLENPPYNYYLFYMYRNICALNAFRRARGLNTFALRPHCGEAGHVSHLLTGYLTSESIAHGILLRKVPVLQYLYYLTQIGIAMSPLSNNSLFISYQRNPLPEYLQKGLNVSLSTDDPLQFHYTKEALMEEFSIAAQVWKLSSCDMCELARNSVMQSGFEDKVKIHWLGPNYKEEGVLGNDIHRTNVPDIRVSFRHEALVDELYNLFRVQNTLKQ
- the C34F11.8 gene encoding Glycine-rich protein (Partially confirmed by transcript evidence), which codes for MIFLLIPVLLSAIIESAQASVLDDFRARKAFHNELCRAHPEMSTCDRPYSVRDYRDELEKERTEEPTDSGNFKASRRSDWVDDEIDEKDLEYYLWRKRRRQYLRTKAAAMLRERYRDRMDEERADSGPDYHYHYHEAPRYGYSRYGDGYGRYGPYSGYGNSYYPSYGGYSGYGGGYGGGYGGGYGYGGGLIGSLVNIGGGSGLGISTPIGGIGISHGWGIGIG